One part of the Candidatus Bathyarchaeota archaeon genome encodes these proteins:
- the hypD gene encoding hydrogenase formation protein HypD produces the protein MYRFRDESTASKILERLKSMGLNLTLMHVCGTHQDTIVRYGLDLLLKGCGIEVRQGPGCPVCVTTMAEVEEAVALARSGKTVTTFGDMLRVPGVSGSLADARAKGADVRVVYSITDAVRIAEKTDREVVFVAIGFETTAPSTAVTILKGMPENFSILCFHRYLPPALDMLLSMGELKIQGIIEPGHVSTIIGVRPYEAISRKYKVPQVIAGFEPLDILMAVYMIARQLKNSNSIVENEYNRTVRYSGNLKALKLIDQVFEPVDSMWRGFPRIRCSKMRLREPFRIFDSEVRYAEELKEIIDADFSEPEGCSCNKVLRGLMEPRECPLFGRVCNPQSPIGACMVSMEGACNIEYRYRRIYKIS, from the coding sequence ATGTATCGATTCAGGGATGAGTCGACAGCTTCAAAAATACTTGAAAGATTGAAGTCGATGGGACTTAACCTTACACTGATGCATGTTTGCGGTACACACCAAGATACTATTGTCAGGTATGGGCTTGACCTTCTGCTTAAGGGGTGTGGCATTGAGGTTAGGCAGGGTCCTGGCTGTCCTGTATGCGTAACAACGATGGCTGAAGTGGAGGAGGCGGTGGCTCTCGCCAGAAGTGGAAAGACCGTTACTACCTTTGGGGATATGCTGAGGGTTCCAGGAGTGTCAGGCTCACTTGCAGACGCTCGAGCTAAGGGGGCGGACGTGAGAGTGGTCTACAGCATCACTGATGCTGTTAGAATCGCTGAAAAGACAGATAGGGAAGTGGTGTTTGTAGCTATAGGTTTCGAGACTACGGCGCCGAGTACCGCAGTCACCATCCTCAAGGGTATGCCAGAAAATTTCTCCATATTATGTTTTCATAGGTATTTACCTCCAGCCTTGGATATGCTTCTAAGCATGGGTGAACTAAAAATTCAAGGGATCATTGAGCCAGGGCATGTCAGCACAATAATAGGGGTAAGGCCCTATGAAGCGATCTCAAGAAAATACAAGGTTCCACAAGTAATTGCAGGGTTTGAACCTCTGGATATATTGATGGCTGTGTACATGATCGCCAGGCAACTGAAGAACTCTAACTCGATCGTTGAAAATGAATATAATAGAACGGTAAGATATTCAGGTAATTTGAAAGCGCTTAAGCTCATAGATCAAGTCTTTGAGCCTGTAGATTCGATGTGGCGTGGTTTCCCCAGAATAAGATGCTCAAAGATGAGACTCAGAGAACCATTCAGGATTTTCGATTCTGAAGTTAGATACGCAGAAGAGTTGAAAGAAATTATTGATGCTGATTTCAGTGAGCCAGAGGGATGTAGCTGCAATAAGGTCCTCAGGGGCCTGATGGAACCTAGGGAGTGTCCATTATTTGGAAGAGTCTGCAACCCTCAGAGTCCGATAGGAGCGTGCATGGTCTCGATGGAAGGTGCATGCAACATAGAGTATCGGTACCGAAGGATATATAAAATATCCTGA
- the hypA gene encoding hydrogenase maturation nickel metallochaperone HypA, with protein sequence MHELSMAKGIVETVIAEANKRNAKSVSEVCLVVGKLSMLGLDQLRYCYKLLTKDTILEESKLKIELEEGQVYCERCKFEGPIKIREDPQYHIVYPTLECPECGGEVEVVSGRNCYIKSIKLRQ encoded by the coding sequence ATGCATGAGCTCTCGATGGCCAAAGGTATAGTTGAGACAGTTATCGCTGAGGCAAATAAGAGGAATGCCAAATCAGTCTCGGAAGTTTGCCTGGTCGTTGGGAAACTCTCTATGCTGGGTCTGGATCAATTAAGATATTGTTACAAACTCTTAACGAAAGATACCATTCTCGAGGAGTCCAAGCTGAAAATTGAGTTGGAGGAAGGTCAGGTTTATTGTGAGAGATGCAAGTTCGAAGGCCCAATTAAAATTAGGGAAGACCCTCAATATCACATCGTATACCCAACGCTTGAATGCCCCGAATGTGGTGGAGAAGTTGAAGTGGTATCTGGAAGGAATTGTTATATCAAGTCCATCAAACTAAGACAATAG